One window from the genome of Bdellovibrio sp. NC01 encodes:
- the flgA gene encoding flagellar basal body P-ring formation chaperone FlgA: protein MKILIAALTLFSIQAFARPEITIPSTVEVSQRPALRLSDIAIVKGGTEELLSQIQNLVLRDDARELLLSQHFESQEILNKIREEMKNNETLKNINPAFKIPQTVKVSFAATPISKQEVERKIMNVLTARCADCEYRLTIQSVPVPATRQWELDFTQLSAKGGFLLPVQEADNRQIKWISGTIHVSKLTPVTTRMISQGERLTPEALRMSMMDITFAKDASLRIEDVQGMMAARTLPVGSPVWSSDLKREPATKKGQIVKALIGDDSFEISVNVEAQDNGFVGDLVKVKNLETQKMLSALVTEKGVVKLQ, encoded by the coding sequence ATGAAGATTTTAATTGCGGCTTTAACGCTCTTTAGTATTCAAGCATTCGCAAGACCTGAGATCACCATTCCATCAACTGTGGAAGTGTCTCAGCGTCCGGCATTGCGTTTGAGCGATATTGCTATTGTTAAAGGTGGAACGGAAGAGCTGCTTTCGCAAATTCAAAACTTGGTTTTGCGCGATGATGCTCGTGAGTTGTTGTTGTCGCAACATTTCGAATCGCAGGAGATCTTAAATAAGATCCGCGAAGAAATGAAAAACAACGAGACTCTTAAAAACATCAATCCTGCTTTCAAGATTCCGCAAACAGTCAAAGTGAGTTTTGCTGCAACTCCGATTTCTAAACAGGAAGTTGAAAGAAAAATCATGAACGTGCTAACAGCGCGTTGTGCTGATTGTGAATACAGACTCACAATTCAATCGGTTCCAGTTCCAGCAACGCGTCAATGGGAGCTCGATTTTACGCAGCTTTCAGCTAAAGGTGGTTTCCTTTTGCCTGTGCAAGAGGCTGATAACCGCCAAATAAAATGGATTTCTGGAACAATTCACGTTTCGAAATTAACCCCTGTGACGACTCGAATGATCTCACAAGGAGAGCGCCTCACACCGGAAGCCCTTCGCATGTCTATGATGGACATTACTTTCGCGAAGGACGCGAGTCTTCGTATCGAAGACGTGCAAGGAATGATGGCAGCTCGCACACTTCCCGTTGGAAGCCCAGTATGGTCTTCCGATCTCAAACGTGAACCGGCAACTAAGAAGGGGCAGATCGTAAAAGCATTGATCGGAGACGACTCGTTCGAAATCTCTGTCAATGTGGAGGCTCAGGATAATGGTTTTGTCGGTGACCTAGTTAAAGTTAAAAACTTGGAAACCCAAAAAATGTTATCAGCCCTAGTTACTGAAAAAGGCGTGGTGAAGTTGCAATGA